Within the Corticium candelabrum chromosome 6, ooCorCand1.1, whole genome shotgun sequence genome, the region GCATATCGTGCTAATATTCATAACTAAACTAATTTTTTGGGTTGTCAGCGCTGTGCAGCTTGGCCGAGGTCTATTGCCGTTCGCGCAGCGTCGACGGCTACCCGTTTGCCCGACAGGCACACCGAATAGTCAAAAAGTTACTCGACCGATTTCATCCGGACAGAGCCTGGtgtaataaattgatatcaataccgtatgtttttgttaattaattaaacgccaCTCTTAATTAAACGCCACCGCCCTCGTTTAAATGCCTTAGCTGTGACTACGTGCAGATAAAGTATAAACGCCGCCCTTGTTTATACGCTGTAGTTgagagtacagataaaatGTAAACGCCGCTCTCGAATAAACGCTGCAGCTAAGAGTACAAATAAAATATAGACGAGGTCCTCAATAAAATACCTCCTCGTTTAACCCTTACGGTAAACGTCGCCGCTGAGAGTAAAGATAAATATAAACGTCGCCCTTGAATAAACGTCGCAGCTAAAAGTACAAATATAAACGCCGTCCTTGAATAAACGTGCCTTGTTTAACCCTTACTGTAAACGTAGCAGCTGAGAGTACAGATAAAAATATAAACGCCGCAGCTAAGAatacaaataaaatataaatgcCGTCCTCGAATAAACGCCCACTTGTTCAACCCTTACTGTAAACGTAGCAGCTAAGAGTACAGGTAAAATATGAATgccgccctcgaataaacgccgcaTTTTAACAAATGCTATATATAGCACGGACAGAGAGCGtttaacaaataaatgccTCTTTGCTACTTAAAAATAAACGCCGCGGCGTTTAATTGATGAAATACGGTAAGACTTTTGTTTTATTTCcgatgttaattaagtttattccatatatgcatgcagacaTGAACGTGTTGGGAAGATGTTGTGAAGTCCGAGAAGAATACGACAGAGCTCAGGCGTATTACAAACGCGCTTGTACTGCCATGCTTCCGCCCTCTACGTCCACGAGTGTCTCTGTTGCTTCGTCACTAGGCCTTGCATCGAGTTTGTGACTGAACTCTTGACTTGTCTGTCGAGCGACAGTTATAATATATCGAGCTTGCGTCTCCAGGTTATTCCTACCTTTCCGGAATTTATGACAGTAGAGAGGATACACTGAATGCTATTAACTACTGCTCCAGTGCTCTGAAACTCGAGCAGGAAGTCTTGCCAGGCGAAGACATTATCATTGGTACAGGTCGGtcaacatgcatgcaattgTATTGGAAAAGGTTTCAATGCAATTTGAAGACTAACAAATTATGTTTCAGAGCTTCTTCGTCTGGGAATGCTCAACAAAAACTTTCAGGATTATTCGAAGTCGTACAGCTGTTTGAAATTAGCTTGGGAAATTGTGCAGCAAGCCAATCCGAGAAGCCACCTTGTCGTTTTGTGTATAGACAATGAGTGCGTTTTGTACGTCTAGTGAAATATTGTGACTGTGCAGGTCTTAGTCATCTTATTGAGCTTTTCGACAAATTGCGTGACTCTGCGCGAGCAAAGAAATTTCGTTCCAAACACGAGAGATTGATAGACGAGATGCGCGTCGCTAGGAGCGACAATATCGAAAGAGGTTGAATTCAATTTTGTATTCTTACGATTTTGCTTGCTCTGATTGTTTCACGTGTTATAGCGACAGAGATGAACAAACGTTTCCATCAACGAGAGTGGGAAACTGCACTTTAATAACCTACAAATAAGTCTAGACTAAGACACGACAGTTGCAAGTAAGAGACTGTAGGGGTAGGAGAGCACGCTATAGACGTGTATGATGTATCAACATCTTGAATTCTCTTTGAATTACGTAACATCGTTTTCAAATTGCACGGTTATGCACTGCAATGCCAAATTAGATTCGACAGTAAACCCACCCCGAAGTGTATGTATGCTCGAGTGCCTAGCCGGTCGTCTCCCACTCAAGAGATCTTTCTCCTCTTAGAGGGACCcacggctggacactcgagcggAAACGCGGAGGTACTGTATACCAGATAGTGTAGTGTCGCAATCCACGTGCCGCCGTGGCAAACATTGTGCCGACGAGACGGCATACCAACTGTTGTGTTGATCGAATGCGAGAATACAATTGGTAGCAGCTGTGTGATAGACAGGATGAGCAGAAGTGCACGTGGTACCGACATTTGACTTCCTAGACATGTATAATGACTGTTAGGGCGTGGGAGTAGGTGGTTTGTCAACTATCTTTGCATGTACACCGGTGTATGAAGCAAGCAAACTAGACCTGCATAAAATGTTGGCACCTTTCTCCTTTCAAGGACTTATACCATACAGGCTAGCAATTGCCTTGTCATTCAAGGTGCGTTCGCTCTTCTAAGATCTTCATTgtaaagaaaagaaaagcGTTGTATTTATCCGGTATAAAATGTAGAAAAGCGTTGTATTTATTCGGTATAGCTTAGTTCCTCTCTGCGCCGAGAGTCGGCTATACAAGTAGAGTAAGTTACGCACACTatgaacatgtcagcgtctGCGCCGCTCGCACGACGCTTGCCTGTCGTATCCGGAAGAGACCCAGCttccgatgacatcacgtgctcagtttcaaccaatcgatAGTCAGTCAGAGCGACAGgacgtatccgggatattctattTGTTCACATATGGCATCGATGGAATTTTTTATTGGGTGTGTGCTTGGTTTTCCCTGCCTTTAGTAAGTCCAGTCAAAGTTCTACAAGGACCTAaaaatgaaagaaaacgcttgagACTACGccgcagcagcaacaaaagcaagacGTCGTCGTCAATGTCTGTCGCAAGTACACActtggttactttgcagcgccgTGTAggttgcattgtgtgtatggtgtACAGCGCCAGAGTTTTTGCTAAAGCTCGTGTGAGCGTTCTTTTCAGCTTCCAGGACGCTGTGCCACCGTCGTACTGTACACCGGACTtataaaactaaaatttaatcAACGAATGACTTATTCGGTTGGTGCATGATtgcattattgttgttattaagCTAGAGTGTAGTTAGTTAAAATGCATCGGATCTATATCTAGAGTATGATCTATTCAAATACTCCACTTCATTCAGTTTAAAGTCTCAGTGAGAGAATATTCGACCTGAAGACTTCAAAGTTGGAAGTATTCGCAGTTACGTCGCGTCGTTAGTCTTTATCGTATGCCTAGACGTATAGTGATATAGCTGAACCTCCGTGAGTCCTCCAAGCAAAATTTAGAACGCAATCTCACCCGAAGCGGAAACCGTCTAGATACTAGTACAGTACTACCGGTACATTACACTAGCTATAAGCCGGTGTTACTGCATGTGTATATATAGCTCTTCGATAAATGCAGGTCTGCATGCCTTACCAGTCCATGGACTGTACTGATGGTTGAGATACGTATATATGCTGAGAGGTCACGCTTGCGCCTATAGAAAGTGCATTATTGAAAGTGTCATAATGCCGCAATCTTGAAAACAGGGCGTTACTTTAATCTAATTCTGACCGGTACAATGTAATCTAAAGTCTCTCGAGAAACTGAGAACTTTCGGCTTCTAGATAATCACAATTGCTCCGAGTAGCTTCTATAGATTGGGGCCAGCCGCTCAATGAGTTATCCTCTATAGAAGGCCACCGTCATACAAGTTGAAGGACTCGCGTGATCCCGTCAGTCCGCATGCTcaatatatttgtattgagCAACACCAACGGTCTGCTACAACAGCAAAGTTACGAAGTATCGGTTTCGTAGCTATCTGTTATAATCATAGCGGTTTGGCATGCAATCAGGAAACATCGAAGTTTTATCTATATCTGCAAATGAGCTTTTGATTTACgcttagcgtgcgctaaatGTAATCGCCTATCTCGTTGCATCAGTGTTACTGTGTATAAGCCAGTGTacaatgcgcatgcgttaCACCGGATATGAACTTTTCCGTCCCTTACAATCTGACGATGACGCGCGATATCGAGGCGGTCACACATAATTCGACGCGTTGTAGGCAATATTTCACTTTGCAGAAACGACGTCGACGAGTCGGACGAGCTTTGAAAGAATGAAGTCATTCCATCACCACTTGGTAACAATTCTGACCTTGGCCACGCTGTACACATGTGTGCAGTCGTCTAGGGAAAAGGAGCACGTCCCAAAGGTCACTTTGCCACCATGTACCGACTCGCTGTGCATCACTCCGTGCGGTAAGTCTTATCATGGCAGCGTAAAGCTTTCATAAAATCGGTATGACGGCGTCTTTCGATCTTGCAGGATTTAGCGAAATCGATTCCTTTTCACTCAACGTGTCGGGCATTCCCGTCGACAAGCTTGCGAATTCCATACACTTGAAGGTGACGGCTAGACCAAGTGAGTGAAACAGTCGACGTCGATGTTGCTCTTGAATGTAAGAAATTTGGCGTAGTCTACCGGAACTCAGTCAACTAGCCTTTCAGTAATTTGCATCAAATGTGATTTAGAGGCGCCACAGGCGGAGGACACACTCATACACCATTTTATTCGATTTCAGTAACTTTGCTAGAGTCGAAAGCAAAAACTCTAAACTTAGGGCAAGAGGTCGAGTCTACCTAGATGTGAAGGAGCCAAAGATGGATCAAGCGAATTTGGATAGAAAGCGGACCTTTACAGCTAAGCGGGCGGTTCGTCCGACCCCCTACGTCCCAGCCTAGCGACAGAAGTAAACTTATGACCACCATCTCTCACTTTGAAAGTAGATTATCGATGAATCTGTATGCGTGGGAACGAATGAGGCCTTTCCTGAGGCACGCCACATGGACCTACTGTATGCCGTCTACTACATGCTCAATCTCCGGAGCCCATtcctactgtgtgtgtgtgtgtgtgtgtgtgtgtgtgtgtgtgtgtgtgtgtgtgtgtgtgtgtgtgtgtgtgtgtgtgtgtgtgtgtgtgtgtgtgtgtgtgtgtgtgtgtgtgtgtgtgtgtgtgtgtgtgtgtgtgtgtgtgtgtgtgtgtgtgtagtccGGTCCTCACAGTCACATCCATAGACTTGTGACAAGCCAAGTTTAGCTAATGACGTATCAGTGGAACACGTAACAACTCTGCTATGGCCTTTCCTTTGATCCTCAATTTATTGGGCCATGCAGTGACGTCTCTAGGGGTAGCCATAGCCCTAAAAACTTTCAAGTTTTCCGACAGTATGTATACACTATAAGCACTACGACCAGCAACTGAACAAAGCGCAATACACACAGTGAAAGTTATCGCGCAATGCATGACCAAGCAGTTCGAATCACTCCGGACCAGAGATGATTTCTATACCGATTTCAGTGTGACAGTTGATCGACTTCCTGTTTTAGTGAAACTCATAACGAGTCTCAAGTTTCGTTTGGAAAACATCGAAATCGATACTATTTTGGGATACGAGCACTTGAACAATAACGAAATGGATTTCTGTCAGAATCAGGTGAAAAGAAAGGCGGAAATACAATGTCCAATTAAGCCTAACCGTGAGTAGTCTACACTAGACAACTTTTATTAAcgcgattaattaattaattgcgacATATGTAGAGCTTATCGTTTACGAAACGGCTAGACAAATTGGATGGTTGAAGAACATGCTAAAGgtatacgcatgcgcagcaTTGCTTGTATATAATTTAGTGTTTGATCGTTATTGATAGCAACTAATCtgttagtaattaatttttttgtattgtgagatgcagccctccaatacgatagtctatcgtattgtgagatgcacccTTCCCTACAATGCAATAGTCTAtcgtattgtgagatgcatccctaccatacaatagtctattgtattgtgagatgcatccctacaatacaatagtctatcgtattgtgaaatgcatccctaccatacaatagtctattCTATTGTAAGATGcttccctccaatacaatagtctggtgagatgcatccctccactacatagtctagtgtactgtgatatgcatctctcaatacaatagtttagtgtattgtgagatgcatccctccaatacaataatctattgtattgtgagatgcatccctacaatacaacagtctatcgtattgtgagatgcatctttaccatacaatagtctattgtattgtgagatgcatccctacaatacaacagtctatcgtattgtgagatgcatccctaccatacaatagtctagtgttagcctcgcaagccaggctcttccgcgcagtcgctgagctaaccgcacgtgaatcacacgaggaggaggagcttttaccggaattgctccagcgcgagaagagcctggtcgctttcgagaacgtcatagtgacgtgggacccccgatccggtttcatagcttgataaagctaattctattaggtaagcgtgtaggtatgaaagttgagaacacgcgacatcgcttcacacacttgcttgttttgcacgaagtacgtagttgacatcatcgttcgcttctagtacgtatgcagacagctcagccatgtaatattctgcagtgtcacgactccttttcagcattcagtttcgccaacagcacaccgccgaatctagatctgcagtgcggtagtttgagaaatgaagtcattgtacgcggttagtgtatatatgtagcaatcagagtccgtgcattgaaacaagtcgtacgtagtacacgtgcaactacgagtcaactctacacttcctgaacatggtaggtccactgcactgctgttttcccatgcctagatgtttccagttcaccgtgaggagagccaatatcgtacaaaagtgctgcttgctgagtcgaaagtaccgtcacatagactgcgttagcaatacacgccaatctgatcatgacgtggagaggaaaacaagctctaggccactgttttcatgaactattgagtgaaactgggccggcagttctcacaccatttcccccacagactatagatgtcagagtagacgcgcaagagtggtgaacagttctacgtcggtttcaattcgcgcaaacctgcagatgagtttagtagaaagaaacattgctggagagtgtaggttcagcggaccagtcccatataggccattcctacgctcattattcaccagcactttgtccatcaacagcttcactggatttcgtgttcacgcgctctgcgcggagggctacctctctgcttcatgtatcagcgcaattacGTTAAcaagctctttaggaaatcgaattagccttatacaaactatgaaaccggatccaGGGTCttacgtcactatgacgttctggaaagcgaccaggctcttctcgcgctggagcaattccggtaaaagctcctcctcctcgtgtgattcacgtgcggttagctcagcgactgcgcggaaaagcctggcttgcgaggctagtctagtgtattgtgagatgcttccctccaatacaatagattagtgagatgcatccctccactacatagtctagtgtattgtgaaatgcatccctccaatacaatagtctagtgtattgtgagatgcatctctccaatacctAGTTTAGTgcttgagagatgcatccctccaatacgtctattgtattgtgggatgcatccctccaatataaagtctagtgtattgtgagatgcattccacCAGTCTAGATCCACCGTCATGAGTGTCTTCCATAGAGATTTGCGTCGCTAGATGCGGTGAGCTATTCATACAGTGAGTCTCACAAATTCAAGTAATTTGAACCACAAATATTTTGTCTATGAAAGGAAGACTAGGTATAGCAATCTATCAATGCGGAAAACTATGCCTTGCATAAAGTTGttctaattaagttaattaattaattaatatttacaaaacTTGCTGAACAAGATGCCCTCCAGTTACTGTAGCACTTACATGTAGCCATTCATtttctagttaattaattaattaattgtttttcaTGCCTCGGGTAATATCAGAGAAATATTAATCAAGAGCTGTTGCAGGGAGGGAGCGTGACCATAAAAGCCATTGATCAGGATGGAGTCGTTCTCGCCTGCGTCGACGTCACAATCAGCATTTTCACGAATAAGTGACCTCGACTGTGTCGGTTCGGTACAGTACGCTTGGCGCATCAATAGCTGACTGTCAAGTGCAGCACTGGCATGTGACAAGAATACGTTTACAATGCATTGCGgtagtttgtgttgcaatggAAATATAGAGTATTAGGTATACGTATGAGCACGTGAACAATACCGACTCCGACATAAatgcgtgcatgcgcatgcgtgttgCTGCAATTAGACATTGTCTTGCTTCCTGGCAAGTTGGAAACTGAATTTACTGAAACAGTACACTAGTGTCACTCAAACCAACGCGATCTGTCCATTAAAGCGTCTTTCCCAAACAGTTTTGTCTTGTAGTTTTCCACCATCTTTGAAAACGACTCTTCATCTCGATCGACTTTGATCTTaatcttcttcttcttctctgtCGAACCAGTTCGATCATTACGTCTCAATCTCACCCTTTCTTGTCTCTGTGGTCTTTGcattgctgtctgtctattgtttccACCTTTGAGTTGTTTTCCATTCAACTTCTTTCCAGACACACCAGAAAGTGCCATTTCCTTTCTTTTCTCAGACTTTTTCTTGCGACTGTTACTAACTTTCTCACTGCCTTCGGAAACTGAATCGATCTTATCAACTGTCGTTTTCTTTTGTATTCCTTTCAATTGTTGCCTCGTTTTAGGCGGCAATCGTTTCTGTCTCGACATCTTTTGATGTCTTGATTTGAGCACTTGCTGGTTCTCAAGAGCAAATTCGACAATCAGTCGTCTGTCTGGTCCAAAACAGTCGgggttgttgtttgtgtgacGTAATGCCTTCAAGGCAGCTTGATGGTCACGAAACTCGATGAAAGCAAAGCCTCTGGAACGAGCAATACCACTGCTGTCCATCCTGTCGGGGTTCCTCAAAACCTTCACTTGTAACACTCCAGACTTGGGAACACCCCCGGCCTTCGCAAACAAGCCTTTCAGTTGGCTGTCGTTGACACTCAGCGGGATGTTCCTCACACACAGTCTTGTCGTTGAAACGATAAAGTTTGGATTCTTCAGCTTTGAACGTTTCTCTGTCTCAGCTTTGTGCCGCTTAGCAAGGTCAGCCTTCGATAACTCGTTTGCTGCAGCCGAACCTGGTAGTATCAACCCTTCCTTTGCTAAGTAAAGATTTCTCTTGTCCTcatgtttcttctctttcaaCTTTGATGCTTGTTTAGAAATGTCCTTAGCTTGACTCGGAGTGATTGCCTTCATTACTTCTAGTTTACGACCGTCCAATGTCAAGTTACTTTCAGCTAGACAATAATCGAAACCACTCTGTTCCTTGTATTGTATGAATGCCGTGCCTCTGGGGAGACCGGTTCTGGGGTCAACAATCAGACGACAATAACGAAGATCACCGTACTGAGAGAACAGATCCTTGACCGTCGACTGGTCGACATCGAACGGCAAACTCCGAACAAAGACCGTTCGTCCTTCGCTGGCATCATCGGGTTGATAGTGTTTCACCGAGAGCTTCTTAGACACGGTAGATACATCAGGCTGTTTGTTCTCCTCTTCTGTACTTCCATTCTCATCACTTTCTGCATCACTTTCCTCCTCTTCTTCGTCTTCGTCTTGTCTAACGACACTGCGATCACTTTCTTCACTCATCGATTCAACGTCACTTGGATCCTCACTTCCGGCATGTTTGTCAGCCATTGCAGCTCGGTATCTGTCTTTCGGCAATGCCCAATCGACTGCCACGGTCCTTCCATCAATTTCTGTTGCGTTCACGTACTTCATTGCTCTTGCAGCCTCAAACACGTTCGTAAACTGAACGAACGCGCAACCGATACGAATGCCATCGCTCCCCTTCCTCACAGGTATCGAGACCTCGACCACATTCCCATACTTCGAAAACGTTTCCAGCAGTTCGGCTTCCGAACACCGGAATGACAAGTTTCTCACAATAAGTCTTGATTTCAATAGTGAAGCTCTCGACGGCTCCTTGCCTTCCTTCGAAGCAAGAACGGCCGCGACAGATTTTCCTTTGAACACGTGACCGTTCAGATCCCGTATGCATATCCGGGCATCTTTGTGTTTCAAATACTTGACAATCGCTG harbors:
- the LOC134181176 gene encoding uncharacterized protein LOC134181176, with product MKSFHHHLVTILTLATLYTCVQSSREKEHVPKVTLPPCTDSLCITPCGFSEIDSFSLNVSGIPVDKLANSIHLKVTARPMKLITSLKFRLENIEIDTILGYEHLNNNEMDFCQNQVKRKAEIQCPIKPNQLIVYETARQIGWLKNMLKGGSVTIKAIDQDGVVLACVDVTISIFTNK
- the LOC134180824 gene encoding uncharacterized protein LOC134180824, which translates into the protein MAKTVFVRNLPFSTTDEQLQELFKDAGEIKRSYVVRDRGVRDKCRGFGYVTFTTQELAESAVKQSIKMKGRLINLSLADKRPLKKRSRDVASESISSVAKRQKSQSKPPSDVGRTVVLKNLAESVTKKQIYKKCKKFGEIEETQFPVENRDDGTAIVKYLKHKDARICIRDLNGHVFKGKSVAAVLASKEGKEPSRASLLKSRLIVRNLSFRCSEAELLETFSKYGNVVEVSIPVRKGSDGIRIGCAFVQFTNVFEAARAMKYVNATEIDGRTVAVDWALPKDRYRAAMADKHAGSEDPSDVESMSEESDRSVVRQDEDEEEEESDAESDENGSTEEENKQPDVSTVSKKLSVKHYQPDDASEGRTVFVRSLPFDVDQSTVKDLFSQYGDLRYCRLIVDPRTGLPRGTAFIQYKEQSGFDYCLAESNLTLDGRKLEVMKAITPSQAKDISKQASKLKEKKHEDKRNLYLAKEGLILPGSAAANELSKADLAKRHKAETEKRSKLKNPNFIVSTTRLCVRNIPLSVNDSQLKGLFAKAGGVPKSGVLQVKVLRNPDRMDSSGIARSRGFAFIEFRDHQAALKALRHTNNNPDCFGPDRRLIVEFALENQQVLKSRHQKMSRQKRLPPKTRQQLKGIQKKTTVDKIDSVSEGSEKVSNSRKKKSEKRKEMALSGVSGKKLNGKQLKGGNNRQTAMQRPQRQERVRLRRNDRTGSTEKKKKIKIKVDRDEESFSKMVENYKTKLFGKDALMDRSRWFE
- the LOC134180823 gene encoding uncharacterized protein LOC134180823; the encoded protein is MLPPSTSTSVSVASSLGLASSYSYLSGIYDSREDTLNAINYCSSALKLEQEVLPGEDIIIGTELLRLGMLNKNFQDYSKSYSCLKLAWEIVQQANPRSHLVVLCLSHLIELFDKLRDSARAKKFRSKHERLIDEMRVARSDNIERATEMNKRFHQREWETAL